CTCGGCCTGCCGGCCCAGCTCCCGGGTGGTCCGGATGAGCAGGCCGAGCAGCAACGGCACGCCGACCTCGACAATCAGCCCGAACAGGCCGGACGCGAACCGCCGGGGCGGATCGCCGATCGAGTCGGTCAGGTCGATCGCGGCCAGCACGGCCCCGGCCAGCCAGATGGTGCGCGAGCGGCGGGCCGACATGGTCAGCTCGAGCAGCGCCCAACTCGCGCCCACCTGGTTGATCGTGGTGTCCTCAACCAGGCCGAAGGCGACCGCCAGCAGCGCGGCCTGGCCGACCAGGTTGGCCAGCGGCCGGCGGTGCAGGGCAAGCGCGACGGCGAACGCGACCACGGCGAGGGTCCACTGCGCGGCCGTCGGCGTGCCGTGGATGCCGACGACCAGGTAACCGACCCCGCTCAGGTCGAGCAGCAGCATCCGCGCGAGCGTGTCGCGCGCGTCGAACAGGCGTCCCACCCAGCCCACGGCTTCAGCCTAGGTGGTGCGGCACGGGCGCAGGGGTCACGGTCGCCCCGGCCCACCGGCCCCGGACGGCGAGGTAACTGGCCAGCCCGAGTGGTCCGAGCAGGATGGTCAGCACCAGCACGGGCGCCATGACCAGCGCGGGCAGCTCCCGTTCCCGGCTGTCCAGCCACGCCCACCGGCCGACGAACAGGTCGAACCCGACCAGGTGCGCCCACGCGGCCGCCGCGCCGTCGTCCGTGCCGAGCAGGTCGCGTACGCCGTCGAGGGTCGGCGAGGTCACGGCGGGCAGCACGTCGCCGAGCGCCGGGAGGACGAGCGCTGCGTAGCCGGCCAGGACCGGTGCGACGATCAGCGGCGAGGCGATGATCCGGGCGGTCCAGGACCAGCGCGGCAGCAGGATCATCAGGGCCAAGAACGGCGCGGCCATCGCGAAGGTCAGCGTGAACAGCATCCCGGTCATGCGGCCAGCACCAGCTCCGGGCGGCGGCGCCGGGCCACCACCACGCCGACGCCCGCCGCGGTCGCCACCACCAGGCTCGCCGCGACCGTGAGGGTGAGCGCGTCCGGGCGCAGCAGCGGCTGGCCGCGCAGCGCCTGCCAGGTAACCAGGACGGTCAGGGCCCCGTACGCGGCGCCCGCCACGACCAGCAGCCGCACCCGGGTCCGCTCGTCCAGCCGGGTGCCCCACCGCGTCAGCAGGATCGCCAGGATCGGCAGCGCCTGCAGGGCGTGCAGCCCCACGAAGTGCCCGATCCGCAGGTCTCCGCCGGTGGTGCTCCAACCGACCAGCGGCAGACCGGGCCCGCCGTCCGGCACGCCCACGCTGTGCGCCCCGGCGACCCCCTCGATCCCCGTCTCCGCGCCGGCCACCATCGGCACCGCGGCCAGCATGCCCAGCAGGGTCAGGCCGAGCCCCAGCCCGACCGCGTACCGGCCGGTGCGGTCGGCGATCGGCTGGCGCAGCACCACGACCCCGATGACGACGTGCGCCACGAACAGCACCATGATGGCGGCGCCCATGGTCTGCCACAGCGCGGTGTTCATCGGGGTCGTCTCGTTGTAGTGGCTGGTCGTGCCGCGCAGCACCTGTCCGACGATCACCACCATCTCCACCACCGACATGGCGACGATGACCGTGCCAGCCCGCTCCGCGGTCCGGCTGCGGCGCGGCAGCAGGGAGAGCATCCAGGCGAGGGTGGTCCCGTAGAGCACGAAGGACACCGAGAACTTCAACGGCTTGAGCCAGATCGGCACGCCGGTGAGGATGCGCGGGTCGGCGAGGACCCCGACCGCGGAGACGACGGCGAGCAGCGCCATCGCCGAGACGAAGAGCATCAGGGGGCGGTGCCAGTGTGCCGCCCGGCGCAGAACAGTAGTCATGCCTGTAGATGCTCGCGACGCCGGGGCCGCAGCGCGCCCGACCGCGGGCCCCGGTTGCGGCCGACGGTCGGAGCGCCGCCTCCTACCGAGGGAGGAGGCGAACCGCAGATTGCCCGGCGGCGGCCGGCCGCGGGCGACCGGTCAGCCGGCGGGCAGGTGCTGCACGATCTGGACCGGGTTGCCGTCCGGGTCGGCCGTCCAGGCGATCAGCAGCCGGTCCAGCCAGACGTGCGGGGCCGCCAGGGCCGGCGCGCCCGAGGCGGTCACCTTCTCGTACGCGGCGGCGGTGTCGTCGGTCCAGAGGATGACCGCCGCCCGCTGCCCGGAGGGCACCGGGTCCAGGCCGTGGTCGTCCCGGGTGGACGCCACCGACGCGATGCCGATCCGACAGCCGTCCAGCACCAGGTCGACGTGGATCGGCTCGCCCTCGGTGGGCACCCGGAAGACCTCGGTGAAGCCGAGCCCGGCGTAGAAGGCGGCCGCCCGGCTCACGTCCTCGCTGAACAGGATCACCTGCGGGGAACGGAAGATCGACACGGGGCGGACCGTATCAGGTCAGTCCGGCAGGCGGGGCATCTCCAAACCCGGGTCCCGGCCAAGCAGCACCGCCCGGGTCAGCGCCGCCGCGCCGAACCGGTCCCGCACCTGGTCCACCGCCGCGTCCAGCTCGGCGCCCGGATCGCGGGTGAACGGCAGCGTCAGCTGCACGTGCCCGTCGTCCAGGTTGCCCACCGACACCCCGACCAGGGTGACGCCCCGGACCTCGATCTCCGGCAGCGCCGCCCGCAGCAGCGTCCGCGCCGCGTCCCGCAGCGGGCCGGTCTGCGCGGTCGCCTTGCCGAGGGTGTGCGAGCGGGTCGCCCGGGTGTAGTCGCCGAAGCGCAGCCGCAGGGTCACCGTACGGCCGGTGCGGCGGGCCGCCCGCATCCGCCCGGTCACCCGGTCGACCAGACCGGCCAGCACGGCGTCGAGCTCGGCGGGGGAGTGCGGGCCGTTGCCGAGGGCGTGCTGGGCGCCCATCGAGGAGCGCCGCCGCCCGACCTGCACCGCGCGCGGATCCCGGTTGTGCGCCAGGGCGTGCAGGTGGCGGCCCGCTCCGGCGCCGAGCAGCGACACCAGCGTCGGTTCGTCGAGTCGGGCCACCTGGCCCACGGTCCGGATGCCCCGCTCGCGCAGCCGCGCCGCGGTCACCGGGCCGACGCCCCACAGCCGCTCGACCGGCAGCGGGTGCAGGAACGCCAGCTCGCGGTCGGGCGCTACGACCAGCAGGCCGTCGGGCTTGGCCACCCCGCTGGCCACCTTGGCGAGGAACTTCGTCCGCGCCACGCCCACGGTGATCGGCAGGCCGACCCGGTCGCGTACCTCCCGGCGCAGCGCTGCTGCGATGTCGGCGGGCGGGCCGACGAGGCGGCGCAACCCGCCCACGTCGAGGAACGCCTCGTCGATGGAGAGTCCTTCGACCAGCGGGGTGGTCCCTCGGAAGATGTCGAAGACCGCCCGGCTCGCCGCCGTGTACGCGGCCATCCTCGGCGGCACCACCACCGCGTCGGGGCAGAGCCGGCGGGCCTGCCGGCCGCCCATCGCGCTGTGCACCCCGCGCGCCTTCGCCTCGTAGCTGGCGGCGAGGACCACGCCGCCGCCGACGATGACCGGCCGGCCGCGCAGCCGGGGATCGTCGCGCTGCTCGACCGAGGCGTAGAACGCGTCCAGGTCGGCGTGCAGGATCGTGGCGTCGCTCGACACCTCCACATCTTCGCACAGGTGTTCGGAAATGCCGCCGTGACCTCGCCGAACGGCCGTCAGGGCACGGTGACCGCAAGCTTGCCCAGGGCGCCGCTGAAGTCGGCGAGCGCCTGCGGCACCTCGGCCAGCTCGTACCGGTGCGAGATCGGCACCCGCACCCGCCCGGCCACCACGTCGCCGGCGAGCCGGTCGAGGGCCTCCGCGGTCGGGCTGCCCATGATCGAGGTGGCGGCCGGGTGCTGGTCCGGGCCGAAGCCGATGGTGGACGCGAGCCGCCCGTCCGCGGCGAGCAGGCCGGCGAGCTGCCCGCCGTCGCCGGCCAGGTGCAGCACCGCCGAGACACCGTCCGGGGCGACCGCCCGGACCTGGGCGGCCAGGTCGCCGGTGTAGTCCACCACCTCGTCGGCGCCGAGCTCCCGGACGACGTCGGCGGCCGGGCCGGGGCGGGCGGTGGCGATGACCCGGGCCCCGGCCGCCCGGGCGTACTGGACGGCGAACGCGCCGACGCCGCCGGTGGCGCCGGCGACCAGCACGGTGTCGCCCGGTCCGGGGGCGACGGCCGCCAGCGCGTCGAGGGCGGTGGCGCCGGCGAGCCCGAGCGCGCCCGCGGCCGACGGGTCGAGACCCTCGGGCAGCCGGGTGATGCCGTACTGGTCGCCGGCGGTCAGGTACTGGGCCCACGCCCCGTCGCCCAGGTACGACCGCATTACCACGCCGAACACCGGGTCCCCCACCCGGAAGCGGCTCGTGGTTCCGCCGATCGCCTCGACCTCGCCGGCGAAGTCCTTGCCGAGCACGACCGGGAACCGATATTCCATCGCGCCGCGCATCATCCCGGCGGCGGCCTTCTTGTCGAAGCCGTTGATCGAAGAGGCCCGCACCCGGACCAGCACCTCGCCCGGCCCGGGGCTGGGCCGGGCCAGGTCGTCGCGGAGCGTCGGGGCGGCCCCCTCGGCGTCCAGCGTGATCGCCTCCATCGGTGCTTCCCTTCCCGTCGCCGTCGCGGCGGTCAGACGCCGCGGGCGCGGGGCCGGCCGGTGGACCGGTGCAGCGAGCTGGGCGCGTTGACGCTCGCCTCGTCGCTCACGCTCACCCCGAGCCGCTCCACCAGCTCACCACCGAGCCAGCCGGTCACCCCGGCCAGGACGATGCCGGCGAAGCTGCAGATCAGCGCCAACGCGTTCGGGTCCCAGTTGTCGGCGCTGCGGCGCAGCAGCCAGCTCACCGCGAAGAGCACCAGGACCACCACGTTGCCCAGGCCGTGCGCCGCGCCGACCCGCTTGGCGCGGGTGCCGGCGGGGATCGCCCGCCAGTCGATCAGGCCGAACACGCCGGCGACCAGGCCGCCGATGATGCCGGCGCCCATGGTGTACGCGGCGGAGATCTGGAAGCCCGTCCGGTCGGTGATCAGGTACAGGATGTCGAAGATCACCGAGGTGGCGAGCAGCCCCAACGGGAACACGATCAGGATGGGGTGGATCCCGTGTCCCATCGCCTTCGCACGACTCTCCATGCCTATCCTCCTGTCTACGGCCCCAGGCCGGGGCCGGATTCCCCGCCGCGGCCCGGCTACACCTGGCCCGGTCAGCGCCGCCGGGAGATGGCCTGCCGCGGGGCGCGCCGGACCACCACCAGCCGGTCGCCGCGCGTGCTCACCGAGGTCCGCCCGCCGCGCCGCCGCCGCACCGTCAGGTCGACCGTGGCGCCGCCCACCCGCACGCCCTCCAGCCGCAGGTCCGGCAGCCACTCGGGCAGGTGCGGGTCGATGAAGATGGTGCGCAGCGGCGCGGCCGGCCGCAGCGCCAGCAGCGCCTGGACCAGCGCGATGATGGCGCTGGCCGACCAGGCCTGCGGGGAGCAGGAGTTCGGGTAGACCCCCGGGTGCGGGTGAGCCGGGTCGCGCGGCAGGCCGCTGAGCACCTCGGGCAGCCGGTGGTCCTCGAAGAGCGCCGCCGCGGCGAACATCCCCTCGGCGAGCCGGTGCAGCTGCGCCCAGCAGCCGTACCGGGCGAGCCCGAGGCCGATGGTGCCCGCCTCCACCGGCCACACGCTGCCCCGGTGGTAGCTGAACGGGTTGTACGCCGGATGGTCGGCCGAGAGCGTGCGCACCCCCCAGCCGCTGAACATGTCCGGCGCGAGCAGCCGGTCGGCCACCCGCGCGGCGGCCGCGACGGGCACGATGCCGGTGGTCAGCAGGTGCCCGTCGTTGGAGTTGGTCGAGCGGACCGGCTGCTTGTCCGGCCCGAGCGCCATCGCGTAGCAGCCCCGCTCCGGCAGCCAGTACGCGCGGTGGAAGCGCCGCCGCAGCGCCCGGGCCCGGGCCAGCAGGGCGGCGCCCCGGGCCGGGTGGCCGGTCAGGGTGAACACCGCGGCGGCGTGCCGCAGGGCGGCGTACCAGTAGGCCTGCAGCTCGCTGGTGGCGATCGGGTTGGGCACCACCTGCCCGCGTTCGTCGACGATCGCGGTGTCGGAGTCCTTCCAGCCCTGGTTCTTCAGCCCCGCCCGGGACCGGCAGTGGTACTCCAGGAAGCCGTCGCCGTCGGGGTCGCCGTACCGCTCGATCCAGGCCAGCGCCCGCCGGGCCGTGGGCAGCAGCTCGCGCACGGTGTCCAGGTCACCGGTCCAGGCCAGGTACTGCCCGAGGAAGACCAGGAAGTCCGGCGCGGTGGACCAGTCGCCGTAGTACCGGCTGAACGGGTTCAGCCCGAGCACCGAGACGGGCCCCTGCCGGGCCTCGTGCAGCGGCTTGCCCGGTTCCTCGTCCCGCCAGTCGTCCAGCCGCTGCCCGAGGTGGCGGGCGTTGAGCCGCAGGCTGTCGGCGAGCATGGTGGGGCCGGCCAGCAGCGCCTGCCAGGAGGCGGTCATCGTGTCCCGGCCGAAGATCTCCTGGTAGATGGGGAGCCCGGCGATCGGCGCGGCCGGGCCGGCCGGCTCGCCGAGCGGCAGCACCGCCAGGTCGTGTGTGGCGCACCGCCACGCCGCCGTCACGTCGAAGTTGCTGCTGCTCAAGTCGGCCAGCTCCCCGACCAGCCGGGCCCGCGCCCGAGCGGCGGAGTCGTCCGGCTCGGCGAACGTCGCCGGGGCAGCGGGCAGCCGGGACCCGTCGAAGATCGGCTCGACCAGCAGGTCGATCGAGGCGCTACCGCGCGGCGGCACCGCCAGGTCGACCGTGATCGTCCCGTCGTCGTACGCCACCGGGGTGTCGGCGCGGATCCGGACCGCGACCGCCCGGTCGAGGTCGTCGCGCAGGTAGGTCAGGCGCAGTTCGCCCGCCGTCGGGTCCCACCCGGCGCCGACCTCGCCGACCTGCAGCCGGTGGCCCGCCTCCGCCTCGCTGGTGTCGGCGAAGTCCGCCTCGACGCGGATCCCGAGCGCGAACCGCAGCGGCTGCTGGGAGTAGCTGACCACGGTGAGCCGGGTGCGCAGCCCCGGACCGACGAACCGCTCGGTCAGCAGGTACGCCGCGCGCGACGGCAGCTCCTCCCCGGCGCCCAGCTCCGCGTAGGAGAGCTGGGCGTGACCCCGGACGTTCCCGGTGGCGAAGGGCACCGGCTCCCGGCCGTCGACGGTGATCCGTTCCCGGCTGAGCACCCGGGTGTTGCCGGCGAAGAAGCCCTGCGGGTCGGTGCCGCCGATCCGGCCCCGCACGTCGGTGACCAGCGTGCTCCACCCGCTCGCCACGTAGAGCAGGTCGGGCCGGACGCGCAGGTTGCGGACCCTGGTCATCGGGCGGCCTGTACCCGGTGCCGCTCCCGGTACACCCGAGGCGGGGTGCCCCGGTCCGGCCTCGCCCGTCAGTCCGCGGCCCGCCCCCGGACGATCAACTCGACGACCATGGCGATCGCCACCGCCTCCACCGCCAGCAGGGTCAGCAGGATGAGCAACTGGGTGGCCCCGGCCTGCAGTGGTCCCGCCCCGCCGAGCAGCACCCCGACGAACGCGCCCGGCAGGGTGACCAGCCCGACCGTCCGGGTCTGGTCCAGCGCCGGGACGAGCGCCTGCCCCGCGGCCGGCCGGCAGATCTCCAGCGCCGCGTCGCGGGGGAGCAGCCCCAGGGCGAGCCCCGCCTCGTACTCGCCGTGCCGGGTGCGCAGCTCGTCCAGGGTCCGCCGGCCGGCCAGGCTCGTCGCGGTCATCGCCCCACCGATCAGGATGCCCGCCGTGGGCAGCACCACCAGCGGTGTCGCGGGCAGGGCCCGGCTGGCCAGGAGTACGGCGAGACTCGGCGCCACCCCGACGGCGATGGCGAGCGGGGCGACCCGGCGCGGGCCGGCCGGCCCGATCCGCCGGTGCGCGGTGACGCTGGCGACCACGTACATGAGCAGGATGAAGAGCGCCGTGCTCCACCACGCGGCCAGCACCGCGACGATGATCAGCGAGACGCCGCCGAGCTGGACGGTGGCCCGGGCCGCCGCGGTCAGGATGGTCCGGCCCGGGCCGAGACCGCTGAACCGGATCACCGCCGCGCCCGCCAGGGTGAGGACGGTGAGGGCGACGAGCAGTGTCGGGCCGATCGGTACGGTGCCGCCGCTCACCCGATGATCATATTCCGAGGGGCCGGCCGGCGCTGGGTTCCGCCGGCCGGCCTCGCACCGGACGATCACTTGGCGTAGACCTCCAACTCGTAGAGCGAGAAGCCGTACGAGGTGGCCCGCTTCACCCCGTACATCCGTATGTAGCGGGCGGTGACCGGGGCGAAGGTCACGTTGTCGACGCCGCCGTTGCCGGCGGTGGTGCTGAACGCCGTCTGCCAGTTGGTGCCGTCGCCGGAGACCTCGATCCGGTACGCGCTGCCGTAGGCGGCCTCCCAGCGCAGCACGACCCGGCCGACCGGGCGGGCGGCGCCCAGGTCCACCCGGATCCACTGGTTGTCGTTGTAGCTGCTGCCCCACCGGCTGCCGAGGCTGCCGTCGACCGCCTTGTCCGGGGTGTAGCTGGTGAGGAACTGGGTGCTGGACGCGGTCGCGGGCCGCCCCTGGGCGAGGCTGGTGACGTCGTCGCCCCGGCGCGCCGGGAACGAGACGACCTGCTGGTAGGTGGGCCGGTTCTGCCAGGCGATCAGCGGGTGGGAGATGCCGCCGAGCCCGGACTGGACGATGGCGTCGGCGCACCACTGGTCACCCGACCCGCAGGACGAGTCCCCGGGGTAGACGGTGCCGGCCGGCAGGGCGGCCGCCTGGCGCAGGGCGCCCAGCAGGGCCTGCCGGCAGGCGGCCAGGTCGCCGTTGCCGCAGTAGGTGCGACCGAGCCCGCCGGCCACCGGGTCGCCGAGGACGGCACGGATGTCCTTGTCAACGTAGCCCCACCAGCCGTACTGGAACGAGGAGCCCTTGTGCGGCTGGCCCTGCGCGGCCCAGACGGCGGTGCCGTCGCGCCCGCCGTTCTGGCCGCCGGACGGGGCCTCGTTCACCTCGATGGCGTCCACCAGGGCGGCGTAGAGGTCGCCGCCGAGGCCCGACCGGAACTCGGCGGCGGCGAGCAACGGCCACCAGGCGTCGAAGATCCGGATGGCGTCGGCGTGCTGGTAGACCTTCGAGCCCGGGGCGGTCTCCACCCGGCGTGCCCCGGACTGCTGCCAGGCCTGCAGCTTGGCGACCGCGTCAGCCAGCGCCGGGTCGGTGACCGGCTGGCTGGTGACGACCCGGAGCAGGTCACCGAGGACCTGCTGGCCGCGCAGGTCGACGACGGCCGCGTCGGCCATGATCCGCACCACGGCGGCCCGGTCCAGCTTGCCGCCGGCGATGGCCGCGCGCACCGGCCCGTCGAGGAGTTGACCCCGGTGCACCGCGCCGAAGCTGAAGTTGCCGTCGGCGGCGCCGTAGTCGTACGCCTGCTTGTTGTTCCAGCTCACGTAGTAGTCCTGGTCGACCGACTGGGGATGGGCGCCGGTCGGGGTGTAGGTGGCGGTGTTCGTGTCGGGGTCCCAGCCCTGCCACTCGTAGGCCGCGTCGGCCTTGGTGGGCAGGTTCGGGTCGGCCCCGGACGGGCGGACCGGGTTGGCCCCGGAGTTGTAGTAGGCCGCCTCGGTCGAGTTCACGTAGAACCAGTTGAAGGCGTACCCGACGTCGGCCGCGGACTGCCGGAACGCCGCGGCCGAGCCCATCG
This sequence is a window from Micromonospora sp. NBRC 110009. Protein-coding genes within it:
- a CDS encoding amylo-alpha-1,6-glucosidase, with amino-acid sequence MTRVRNLRVRPDLLYVASGWSTLVTDVRGRIGGTDPQGFFAGNTRVLSRERITVDGREPVPFATGNVRGHAQLSYAELGAGEELPSRAAYLLTERFVGPGLRTRLTVVSYSQQPLRFALGIRVEADFADTSEAEAGHRLQVGEVGAGWDPTAGELRLTYLRDDLDRAVAVRIRADTPVAYDDGTITVDLAVPPRGSASIDLLVEPIFDGSRLPAAPATFAEPDDSAARARARLVGELADLSSSNFDVTAAWRCATHDLAVLPLGEPAGPAAPIAGLPIYQEIFGRDTMTASWQALLAGPTMLADSLRLNARHLGQRLDDWRDEEPGKPLHEARQGPVSVLGLNPFSRYYGDWSTAPDFLVFLGQYLAWTGDLDTVRELLPTARRALAWIERYGDPDGDGFLEYHCRSRAGLKNQGWKDSDTAIVDERGQVVPNPIATSELQAYWYAALRHAAAVFTLTGHPARGAALLARARALRRRFHRAYWLPERGCYAMALGPDKQPVRSTNSNDGHLLTTGIVPVAAAARVADRLLAPDMFSGWGVRTLSADHPAYNPFSYHRGSVWPVEAGTIGLGLARYGCWAQLHRLAEGMFAAAALFEDHRLPEVLSGLPRDPAHPHPGVYPNSCSPQAWSASAIIALVQALLALRPAAPLRTIFIDPHLPEWLPDLRLEGVRVGGATVDLTVRRRRGGRTSVSTRGDRLVVVRRAPRQAISRRR
- a CDS encoding NADP-dependent oxidoreductase, with amino-acid sequence MEAITLDAEGAAPTLRDDLARPSPGPGEVLVRVRASSINGFDKKAAAGMMRGAMEYRFPVVLGKDFAGEVEAIGGTTSRFRVGDPVFGVVMRSYLGDGAWAQYLTAGDQYGITRLPEGLDPSAAGALGLAGATALDALAAVAPGPGDTVLVAGATGGVGAFAVQYARAAGARVIATARPGPAADVVRELGADEVVDYTGDLAAQVRAVAPDGVSAVLHLAGDGGQLAGLLAADGRLASTIGFGPDQHPAATSIMGSPTAEALDRLAGDVVAGRVRVPISHRYELAEVPQALADFSGALGKLAVTVP
- the dinB gene encoding DNA polymerase IV, whose product is MSSDATILHADLDAFYASVEQRDDPRLRGRPVIVGGGVVLAASYEAKARGVHSAMGGRQARRLCPDAVVVPPRMAAYTAASRAVFDIFRGTTPLVEGLSIDEAFLDVGGLRRLVGPPADIAAALRREVRDRVGLPITVGVARTKFLAKVASGVAKPDGLLVVAPDRELAFLHPLPVERLWGVGPVTAARLRERGIRTVGQVARLDEPTLVSLLGAGAGRHLHALAHNRDPRAVQVGRRRSSMGAQHALGNGPHSPAELDAVLAGLVDRVTGRMRAARRTGRTVTLRLRFGDYTRATRSHTLGKATAQTGPLRDAARTLLRAALPEIEVRGVTLVGVSVGNLDDGHVQLTLPFTRDPGAELDAAVDQVRDRFGAAALTRAVLLGRDPGLEMPRLPD
- a CDS encoding DUF2231 domain-containing protein, which produces MESRAKAMGHGIHPILIVFPLGLLATSVIFDILYLITDRTGFQISAAYTMGAGIIGGLVAGVFGLIDWRAIPAGTRAKRVGAAHGLGNVVVLVLFAVSWLLRRSADNWDPNALALICSFAGIVLAGVTGWLGGELVERLGVSVSDEASVNAPSSLHRSTGRPRARGV
- a CDS encoding ABA4-like family protein, which gives rise to MTGMLFTLTFAMAAPFLALMILLPRWSWTARIIASPLIVAPVLAGYAALVLPALGDVLPAVTSPTLDGVRDLLGTDDGAAAAWAHLVGFDLFVGRWAWLDSRERELPALVMAPVLVLTILLGPLGLASYLAVRGRWAGATVTPAPVPHHLG
- a CDS encoding ABC transporter permease — encoded protein: MSGGTVPIGPTLLVALTVLTLAGAAVIRFSGLGPGRTILTAAARATVQLGGVSLIIVAVLAAWWSTALFILLMYVVASVTAHRRIGPAGPRRVAPLAIAVGVAPSLAVLLASRALPATPLVVLPTAGILIGGAMTATSLAGRRTLDELRTRHGEYEAGLALGLLPRDAALEICRPAAGQALVPALDQTRTVGLVTLPGAFVGVLLGGAGPLQAGATQLLILLTLLAVEAVAIAMVVELIVRGRAAD
- a CDS encoding VOC family protein, producing MSIFRSPQVILFSEDVSRAAAFYAGLGFTEVFRVPTEGEPIHVDLVLDGCRIGIASVASTRDDHGLDPVPSGQRAAVILWTDDTAAAYEKVTASGAPALAAPHVWLDRLLIAWTADPDGNPVQIVQHLPAG